One Danio rerio strain Tuebingen ecotype United States chromosome 9, GRCz12tu, whole genome shotgun sequence genomic region harbors:
- the si:ch73-390b10.2 gene encoding Golgi pH regulator gives MSFFVDSVIMFTSQVLFFGFGWLFFMRQLFKDYEVRQYVVQVVFSITFAFSCTMFELIIFEILGALSSSSRYFHWKLNLYVILLVLIFVVPFYIGYFVVSNIRLLQRQRLLFSCVVWFTFMYFFWKLGDPFPILSPKHGILSIEQLISRVGVIGVTLMALLSGFGAVNCPYTYMSYFLRNVTDSDILALERRLLQTMDMIVSKKKRIAMTRRQMYQRGEEQNKQTGFWGMIKSVTSSPSGSENLSLIQQEVDALEELSRQLFLETVDLQATKERIEYSKTFQGKYFNFLGYFFSIYCVWKIFMATINIVFDRVGKTDPVTRGIEITVNYLGIQFDVKFWSQHISFILVGIIIVTSIRGLLITLTKFFYAISSSKSSNVIVLVLAQIMGMYFVSSVLLMRMSMPLEYRSIVSEVLGELQFNFYHRWFDVIFLVSALSSILFLYLAHKQAPEKHMAL, from the exons ATGTCTTTCTTCGTAGATTCAGTGATTATGTTCACTTCTCAG GTGCTGTTTTTTGGATTTGGGTGGCTGTTTTTCATGCGTCAGTTGTTTAAAGATTATGAG GTTCGGCAGTATGTGGTGCAGGTGGTGTTCTCCATCACGTTCGCCTTCTCTTGCACAATGTTTGAGCTCATTATCTTTGAGATCCTCGGTGCATTGAGCAGCTC GTCCAGGTATTTCCACTGGAAGCTGAATTTGTATGTGATATTGCTGGTTCTGATATTTGTGGTGCCTTTCTACATTGGCTACTTTGTGGTCAGTAATATACGTTTAT TGCAGAGACAGAGGTTGCTTTTTTCATGTGTGGTCTGGTTTACATTCATGTATTTCTTTTGGAAACTGGGCGATCCTTTTCCTATACTCAGTCCCAAACATG GTATTCTGTCCATTGAGCAGCTGATCAGTCGCGTGGGGGTCATTGGGGTCACTCTAATGGCTCTACTGTCCGGTTTTGGTGCTGTGAACTGTCCGTACACATACATGTCATATTTCCTAAG GAATGTGACAGACAGTGATATCTTGGCTCTTGAGAGAAGACTCCTACAAACTATGGATATGATTGTCAGTAAAAAGAAAAG GATTGCCATGACTAGAAGGCAGATGTACCAGCGAGGAGAAGAGCAGAATAAACAGACAGGATTCTGGGGGATGATCAAGAGTGTGACCTCTTCACCATCAGGCAGTGAGA ATCTGTCTCTGATCCAGCAGGAAGTGGATGCTCTGGAGGAACTCAGCAGACAACTTTTCTTGGAGACTGTAGATCTGCAGGCAACCAAG GAGCGGATAGAATACTCAAAAACATTTCAAGGGAAATACTTCAACTTCTTAGGGTATTTCTTCTCCATCTACTGTGTGTGGAAAATATTCATG GCCACTATAAACATAGTGTTTGACCGTGTGGGGAAGACTGACCCGGTGACGAGGGGAATCGAGATTACCGTCAACTATCTTGGAATTCAGTTtgat GTCAAGTTCTGGTCTCAGCACATTTCCTTTATTCTGGTGGGAATCATTATAGTCACATCCATACGAGGCCTTTTAATCACACTCACCAAG TTTTTTTACGCCATCTCCAGCAGCAAGTCCTCCAATGTTATTGTGCTCGTCTTGGCTCAGATCATG GGCATGTATTTTGTGTCGTCTGTTCTGCTGATGCGGATGAGCATGCCGCTGGAGTACCGCAGTATTGTGTCAGAGGTGTTGGGTGAACTGCAGTTTAACTTCTACCACCGCTGGTTCGACGTGATCTTTTTGGTCAGCGCTCTCTCCAGCATCCTCTTCCTCTACCTGGCACATAAACAGGCACCCGAGAAGCACATGGCCCTGTGA